A portion of the Collinsella aerofaciens genome contains these proteins:
- the ybaK gene encoding Cys-tRNA(Pro) deacylase, with product MAKAVKTPKTNAMRELESAGISYVLHTYEDDGDESAGLGVAISEQLGEEPGQGFKTLVCVTPSNDHVVCCIPVADELDLKSAARAAGEKSLSMMRVKDLLAATGYVRGGCSPVGMKKRYRTLIDETCVLWDTIFISGGKRGYQLELAPDDLIAFCGATVAAITRED from the coding sequence ATGGCAAAGGCTGTAAAGACGCCAAAAACCAATGCGATGCGCGAGCTGGAAAGCGCCGGCATTTCCTATGTTCTACATACGTACGAAGACGATGGTGATGAGTCGGCGGGCCTGGGGGTCGCGATTTCGGAGCAGCTTGGCGAGGAGCCCGGTCAAGGATTTAAGACCTTGGTCTGCGTGACGCCGTCCAACGACCACGTCGTGTGCTGCATCCCTGTTGCCGACGAGCTCGATCTAAAGTCCGCCGCGCGTGCCGCGGGGGAGAAGTCCTTGTCCATGATGCGTGTGAAGGATTTGCTTGCGGCGACTGGCTACGTTCGCGGCGGCTGCAGTCCGGTCGGTATGAAAAAACGCTACCGGACGCTCATTGATGAGACATGTGTCCTTTGGGATACCATTTTTATTTCGGGAGGCAAGCGTGGTTATCAGCTCGAGCTTGCACCTGATGATTTAATTGCATTTTGCGGGGCGACGGTTGCCGCGATTACGAGAGAGGACTGA
- the murJ gene encoding murein biosynthesis integral membrane protein MurJ — protein sequence MPQEELKRGAHFAEESAPQTPSSEASSSRDDTDDMGSSDYSTVGRSAGLMTILTIVSRVTGFIRTWAMAAAIGMSLLSSSYQVANNLPNMLYELVMGGMLVTAFLPVYMGVRREQGREASNEYVGNLLGILLLVLGGISLLGTVFAPGFIWTQSFLSGDGGSMDTAAFMFRFFAIQILFYGLGSVFSGVLNAHRDYFWSTFAPVLNNVIVIASFMGFAPVSAQFGERAGIILIAAGTTLGVFVQMACQIPALGKHGVHPHIHIDFKDPALRQTIALGIPTLLATVCMFVSTSITNAAALVVQPETGPSVIAYARLWYTLPYALIAASLSTALYTELSHDAQEKDYDSVRMGISRGVAQMLFFLIPFALYLIVFARPLNMIYCAGKFDESGVALVSEFLIYLALSLPLYGVVVLMQKSFSALLDMKPYSRYCLYSAIGQAGSVLLFGVVLGFGMPAIALSYVVDYVILVGCSLWWLRRRLRGLQVKSILHGGFFGLLLGGLGAAAGAGVMWALEHFVGALGGSILITLGYVCVAGVVSLAVTFGLAVVLKMPEVSALIRRK from the coding sequence ATGCCGCAGGAAGAATTGAAGCGCGGAGCTCATTTTGCAGAAGAATCTGCGCCTCAGACACCCTCATCCGAAGCTTCTTCGTCGCGAGATGACACTGACGACATGGGCTCGTCGGACTACTCCACGGTTGGTCGTTCCGCCGGGCTTATGACCATCCTGACCATCGTGTCTCGCGTCACCGGTTTTATCCGCACGTGGGCAATGGCGGCCGCTATCGGCATGTCGCTGCTCTCGTCTTCCTATCAGGTCGCCAACAACCTGCCCAATATGCTCTACGAACTCGTGATGGGCGGCATGCTCGTGACGGCGTTTTTGCCCGTGTACATGGGCGTGAGGCGTGAGCAGGGTCGCGAGGCCTCTAACGAGTACGTGGGCAACCTGCTCGGTATTCTGCTATTGGTGCTGGGTGGCATTTCGTTGCTGGGGACCGTGTTCGCCCCGGGCTTTATCTGGACGCAATCGTTCCTTTCGGGTGACGGCGGCAGCATGGATACCGCTGCGTTCATGTTCCGTTTCTTTGCCATCCAGATTCTGTTTTATGGTTTGGGCTCGGTGTTTTCGGGCGTCCTCAACGCACACCGCGACTACTTCTGGTCGACGTTTGCCCCGGTCCTCAACAATGTGATCGTCATTGCGAGCTTTATGGGCTTTGCGCCCGTGTCCGCACAGTTTGGCGAACGTGCCGGCATCATCTTGATTGCGGCCGGTACGACCCTCGGTGTCTTTGTTCAGATGGCATGTCAGATCCCCGCGCTTGGCAAGCACGGCGTGCATCCCCATATCCATATCGACTTTAAGGACCCCGCACTGCGCCAGACGATTGCGCTCGGTATCCCGACGCTGCTCGCCACGGTGTGCATGTTTGTCTCGACTTCTATCACCAACGCTGCTGCGCTGGTGGTCCAGCCCGAGACTGGTCCTTCCGTCATCGCCTATGCGCGCCTGTGGTACACGCTGCCCTACGCGCTGATTGCCGCCTCGCTTTCGACGGCGCTCTATACCGAGCTCTCTCACGACGCACAGGAGAAGGATTACGACAGCGTCCGCATGGGCATTTCGCGTGGCGTCGCCCAGATGCTGTTCTTCCTGATTCCATTCGCGCTGTACCTGATTGTCTTCGCGCGTCCGCTCAACATGATCTACTGTGCAGGCAAGTTTGATGAGTCCGGCGTGGCGCTGGTGTCCGAGTTCCTTATCTACCTGGCACTTTCCCTGCCGCTCTACGGCGTGGTCGTGCTGATGCAGAAGAGCTTCTCTGCCTTGCTCGACATGAAGCCCTATAGCCGCTATTGTCTGTATTCCGCCATCGGCCAGGCCGGCTCGGTTCTGCTGTTTGGCGTTGTGCTGGGCTTCGGTATGCCGGCAATCGCGCTTTCGTATGTCGTCGACTACGTGATCTTGGTCGGTTGCTCGCTGTGGTGGCTGCGTCGTCGTCTGCGTGGTCTTCAGGTTAAATCTATCCTGCATGGCGGTTTCTTCGGCCTTTTGCTCGGTGGCCTGGGTGCTGCCGCAGGCGCCGGCGTCATGTGGGCGCTTGAGCACTTTGTCGGGGCACTTGGCGGCTCGATTCTGATTACTCTTGGCTACGTTTGCGTTGCGGGTGTCGTCTCGCTTGCTGTTACCTTTGGCCTTGCCGTCGTCCTTAAGATGCCCGAGGTCTCGGCGCTGATTCGTCGCAAGTAG
- the uvrC gene encoding excinuclease ABC subunit UvrC, whose amino-acid sequence MAGHDNIPTLAEQVSRVPTQPGCYLWKDAKGDVIYVGKAKNLRARMRQYVTLQDERQKIPLMMQLVASFDYIVVETEHEALVLERNLIGQYHPYFNVDLKDDKSYPFIAITKGDLYPAIKYTRERHKPGTRYFGPYTDSRAARETIDTLRKVIPICSASCAEWRRCRRIVESHKGEEDIVNMICAQNGRPCFDYHVGRGPGACVGAISPADYAKNVKRVERFLSGHRKDVVDELTSEMTEAAEVLDFERAARVKRRLEVIRGLDDRQQVVFPSSVDIDVIGFYREETISAACVFVVREGRTVRTCEFILDKGLDVDEEELQSGFLKRYYDETADIPAEINLSVELEDAETLGEWLAGKRERSCHLHRPQRGEKHRLLDMASKNARHALMRYMMRTGYADDRTNRALLELESALALPSPPLRIECFDISTLHGTFTVASMVVFTNGRADKSQYRRFKIQAELDEANDFVSMSEVLGRRYAPERMADERFGSRPDLLVVDGGKPQLTAAIKQLEALGLDIPVCGLAKADEEVFVPWDETPVVLPTGSASLYLIKQVRDESHRFAITFHRELRDKAMTVSVLDDVPGVGPTRKRALMRHFGSMKRLRAASEQEIAEVRGIPADVAKAVHEALVAWNAERAEAAAGHSDS is encoded by the coding sequence GTGGCCGGTCACGACAACATTCCAACGCTTGCCGAGCAGGTTTCGCGCGTTCCCACGCAGCCCGGCTGCTACCTTTGGAAAGACGCCAAGGGCGATGTCATCTACGTGGGCAAGGCGAAAAACCTGCGCGCCCGTATGCGTCAGTACGTGACGCTGCAGGACGAGCGCCAGAAGATCCCGCTGATGATGCAGTTGGTGGCGAGCTTTGACTATATCGTGGTGGAGACCGAGCACGAGGCGTTGGTGCTCGAGCGCAATTTGATTGGTCAGTACCATCCGTACTTTAACGTCGACCTCAAGGATGACAAGAGCTACCCCTTTATCGCCATTACAAAGGGCGACCTGTATCCCGCTATAAAATACACGCGTGAGCGTCATAAGCCGGGAACGCGCTATTTTGGACCCTATACCGATAGTCGTGCGGCACGTGAGACGATAGATACGCTGCGCAAGGTTATCCCTATCTGTTCCGCATCCTGTGCGGAATGGCGTCGTTGTCGCCGTATTGTCGAGTCCCACAAGGGCGAGGAAGACATCGTCAATATGATTTGCGCGCAAAACGGGCGCCCCTGCTTTGACTACCATGTCGGGCGCGGCCCGGGTGCGTGTGTCGGCGCGATTTCCCCGGCAGACTATGCCAAGAACGTCAAACGTGTCGAACGTTTTTTGTCTGGCCATCGCAAGGACGTCGTCGACGAGCTGACATCCGAGATGACGGAGGCCGCCGAGGTGCTCGATTTTGAGCGCGCCGCCCGCGTTAAACGTCGTTTGGAGGTCATCAGGGGTCTGGACGATCGTCAGCAAGTCGTTTTTCCCTCCAGTGTCGATATCGATGTCATCGGTTTCTATCGCGAGGAGACCATCTCCGCCGCTTGCGTCTTCGTCGTTCGCGAGGGCCGAACAGTTCGCACCTGCGAGTTCATTCTTGACAAGGGTCTTGATGTTGACGAGGAAGAGCTCCAGTCGGGCTTTCTTAAGCGCTATTACGACGAGACGGCTGATATTCCAGCTGAGATAAACCTCTCTGTCGAGCTTGAGGATGCGGAGACGCTGGGGGAGTGGCTTGCGGGCAAGCGTGAGCGTTCCTGCCATCTCCATAGGCCGCAGCGTGGCGAAAAGCATCGTCTGCTCGATATGGCATCCAAAAATGCGCGCCATGCCCTCATGCGCTACATGATGCGAACGGGGTACGCTGACGACCGCACCAATCGGGCGCTCTTGGAGCTCGAAAGTGCGTTGGCGCTGCCATCGCCGCCGTTGCGTATCGAGTGCTTCGATATCTCGACGCTGCATGGCACCTTTACGGTCGCTTCGATGGTGGTATTTACCAACGGACGCGCCGACAAGAGCCAGTACCGTCGTTTTAAAATTCAGGCCGAATTGGACGAGGCAAACGACTTCGTGTCGATGTCCGAGGTTTTGGGACGACGCTATGCTCCCGAGCGCATGGCCGACGAGCGCTTTGGCTCGCGCCCCGATTTGCTCGTTGTCGATGGCGGTAAGCCGCAATTGACCGCTGCGATCAAGCAACTTGAGGCTCTTGGGCTCGATATACCAGTTTGTGGCTTGGCAAAGGCCGATGAGGAGGTTTTCGTGCCTTGGGACGAGACTCCCGTCGTGCTGCCGACCGGGTCCGCGTCGCTCTATCTAATTAAACAGGTGCGCGATGAATCGCACCGTTTTGCCATCACGTTCCATCGCGAATTGCGCGACAAGGCCATGACGGTTTCGGTACTCGATGACGTTCCAGGCGTGGGACCCACCAGAAAACGTGCCCTTATGCGCCATTTTGGCTCGATGAAGCGTTTGCGCGCGGCGAGCGAGCAAGAGATCGCGGAAGTTCGCGGCATACCTGCCGATGTTGCCAAGGCGGTCCACGAGGCGCTCGTTGCATGGAATGCCGAGCGCGCCGAGGCGGCGGCTGGCCATTCCGATAGCTAA
- a CDS encoding ABC transporter substrate-binding protein produces MAIINKGMSRRSFLGLTGSVAAVAGLGLTGCGGNSSDEGSASGSTDSANRGGGVITAGSAYAPSSFDPASTGSAVGLGANWHVVEGLYGIDYHDYSTFNELATDDPKSVDDTTFEVTIRKGAKFSDGTEVTADDVVASYTACAASATYAPFFQPFESIEAKDASTVTVKTKVPNFSLLKDRLAIVRVTPATQTEEDRAKQPIGSGPWMYDSISDTEITLVPNPEYNGEYAAEDKKIQYSILTDPTARVTAQQEGSTLVMELVTADAVDQLESAGCKIDNVQGFGTRFIMFNVAKEPWNNVKVRQAVMYALDTEKMVSNTFAGLATAASCYLPKSFTNYHEASTVYKTDAKKAKKLIEESGITPGAITLRTTDNEQIKGMAAQVKNDLDALGFDVTIQTDTSPATYAAIDGGEAYDILLAPGDPSCFGADPDLLLNWWYGDNVWMQTRCPWKESAEWQKLHSLMDEALAAEGDEQQKKWNECFDIIADNAVLYPVVHVKTVSASWDDPSTAPNGEALDGFKGIGTTSMSFRGVATVKA; encoded by the coding sequence ATGGCCATCATCAACAAGGGTATGTCCAGGCGTTCGTTCCTCGGCCTCACCGGCAGCGTCGCTGCTGTCGCAGGGCTTGGTCTCACCGGCTGCGGTGGCAACTCCAGCGACGAGGGTTCCGCTTCCGGTTCCACCGATTCCGCCAACCGTGGCGGCGGCGTGATCACCGCTGGTTCCGCTTACGCTCCGTCCAGCTTCGATCCCGCCAGCACCGGCTCCGCTGTGGGCCTGGGTGCTAACTGGCACGTCGTCGAGGGCCTCTACGGCATCGATTACCACGACTACAGCACCTTCAACGAGCTCGCCACCGACGATCCCAAGTCTGTGGACGACACCACTTTCGAGGTCACCATCCGCAAGGGCGCCAAGTTCTCCGATGGCACCGAGGTCACCGCTGACGATGTCGTCGCCTCCTACACCGCTTGCGCCGCTTCCGCTACCTATGCTCCGTTCTTCCAGCCCTTCGAGTCCATCGAGGCTAAGGACGCCAGCACCGTGACGGTCAAGACCAAGGTCCCCAACTTCTCCCTGCTCAAGGATCGTCTGGCCATCGTCCGCGTTACCCCGGCCACCCAGACCGAGGAGGATCGCGCCAAGCAGCCGATCGGCTCCGGCCCCTGGATGTACGACTCTATCTCCGATACCGAGATCACCCTGGTTCCCAACCCCGAGTACAACGGTGAGTATGCTGCCGAGGATAAGAAGATCCAGTACAGCATTCTGACCGACCCCACCGCTCGCGTTACCGCTCAGCAGGAGGGCTCCACGCTCGTTATGGAGCTCGTTACCGCTGACGCCGTCGACCAGCTCGAGAGCGCCGGCTGCAAGATCGATAACGTTCAGGGTTTCGGCACCCGCTTCATCATGTTCAACGTCGCCAAGGAGCCTTGGAACAACGTCAAGGTCCGTCAGGCTGTCATGTATGCGCTCGACACCGAGAAGATGGTCAGCAACACCTTCGCCGGCCTTGCCACCGCTGCCAGCTGCTACCTGCCCAAGAGCTTCACCAACTATCATGAGGCTTCCACGGTGTACAAGACCGACGCCAAGAAGGCTAAGAAGCTCATTGAGGAGTCTGGCATCACCCCGGGTGCCATCACCCTGCGCACCACCGACAACGAGCAGATTAAGGGCATGGCCGCCCAGGTCAAGAACGACCTCGACGCTCTCGGCTTCGATGTGACCATCCAGACCGATACCTCGCCGGCCACCTACGCTGCCATCGACGGCGGCGAGGCCTACGATATCCTCCTTGCCCCTGGCGATCCTTCCTGCTTCGGCGCCGACCCCGACCTGCTGCTCAACTGGTGGTACGGCGACAACGTCTGGATGCAGACCCGTTGCCCGTGGAAGGAGTCCGCTGAGTGGCAGAAGCTCCACAGTCTCATGGACGAGGCTCTTGCCGCCGAGGGCGACGAGCAGCAGAAGAAGTGGAACGAGTGCTTCGACATCATTGCCGACAACGCCGTTCTGTACCCCGTTGTCCACGTCAAGACCGTCTCCGCTTCCTGGGACGATCCGTCCACTGCGCCCAACGGCGAGGCCCTCGATGGCTTCAAGGGCATCGGCACGACGAGCATGTCCTTCAGGGGCGTTGCGACCGTCAAGGCGTAA
- a CDS encoding ABC transporter permease yields the protein MNNLLRLIGRRLVALPIMALGVTVLVFFLMSFSKTDPAYTALGDGASPEAVAEYHEKYGLDDPWPVRYVRYMGDLIHGDMGTYGAARNSVAKRISTALPVTMQLTFIGLAIGAVVSFLLGVIAALYRDKWPDQVIRVFSIAGLATPSFWLAVLLILLFSSYLKVLPASGALPHFTTNPVGYLGRMIMPAIALAFPLTGQMTRIVRTAMVEELDKDYVRMARGAGVPEKVVVGINVLRNALITPVTTLGLKIGYLMGGAVVIEVIFNLPGMGTAILQGVQGNEANLVQGVVIVVALAFIIINIVVDMLYLLINPRIRTV from the coding sequence GTGAACAACTTGCTACGTTTGATTGGAAGGCGTCTTGTGGCGCTGCCGATCATGGCATTGGGCGTCACCGTCCTGGTGTTCTTCCTTATGTCGTTCTCCAAGACCGACCCCGCCTACACGGCGTTGGGTGACGGTGCCTCGCCCGAGGCGGTTGCCGAGTACCATGAGAAGTATGGTCTGGACGACCCCTGGCCCGTGCGCTACGTGCGCTATATGGGCGATTTGATCCATGGCGACATGGGCACCTATGGCGCTGCTCGCAACTCCGTTGCCAAGCGCATCTCCACGGCCCTGCCCGTCACGATGCAGCTGACCTTCATCGGTCTTGCCATCGGTGCGGTCGTTTCGTTTTTACTCGGTGTCATCGCGGCACTGTATCGCGATAAATGGCCGGACCAAGTGATCCGCGTCTTTTCCATCGCCGGCTTGGCAACCCCGTCGTTCTGGCTTGCCGTTCTGTTGATCCTGCTGTTCTCTTCCTACCTTAAGGTGCTCCCGGCATCGGGTGCTCTGCCTCACTTCACCACGAATCCGGTTGGCTATCTGGGACGTATGATCATGCCCGCTATCGCCTTGGCATTTCCGCTGACGGGCCAGATGACTCGTATCGTGCGTACCGCCATGGTCGAGGAGCTCGACAAGGACTATGTCCGTATGGCTCGCGGCGCCGGCGTTCCCGAGAAGGTTGTCGTCGGCATTAACGTTCTTCGCAATGCGCTGATCACCCCGGTCACCACCCTCGGTCTTAAGATCGGTTACCTCATGGGCGGCGCCGTCGTCATCGAGGTTATCTTCAACCTCCCCGGCATGGGCACCGCGATTCTACAGGGCGTTCAGGGCAACGAGGCGAACCTGGTTCAGGGCGTCGTTATCGTCGTTGCTCTTGCCTTCATCATCATCAACATCGTGGTTGACATGCTCTACCTGCTCATCAACCCGCGCATCAGGACGGTGTAG
- a CDS encoding dipeptide/oligopeptide/nickel ABC transporter permease/ATP-binding protein codes for MVKIREKQTEQLEKAASKGLKLGGWKKMTLSSKIAAVVLVLVALTAILAPLLAPYSPVEIFTARQAPGNGFIFGTDDKGRDILSRMLYGGRYSLIIGFGATAMALVCGSVVGALAAVSRKAVSETIMRILDIIMSIPGIALAAVFVSILGNSVPSIIFAIGFMYTPQIARIVRANIVSEYGEDYVRAVIVSGAKAPWILIKHVLRNCIAPIMVFTVTLVADAIIFEASLTFIGAGIQEPTATWGNILADARGGVLAGRWWQALFPGLAIMITCLALNILSEGITDAMAAAPSAALDPTDSSKRREADLLVSDPVRAYKEQAQSLSARLGALRDVELKRDDRHVPDESVEPILSVRDFCIQFEHHGDINVVDHVNFDVRPGQTMGLVGESGCGKSITTLAIMGLTDEDEHLSGEVLWEGRDLLKMSKKEWFGLRGTDIAMVYQDALSSLNPSMLISAQMKQLTKRGGTRSAEELLELVGLDPKRTLESYPHELSGGQRQRVLIAMALTRDPKLVICDEPTTALDVTVQKQVIKLLNDLQAKLGFAMIFVSHDLALVAEVAHNITVMYAGQVIEQAPTKELLTNPIHEYTRGLLGSVLSIESGSGRLHQVPGAVPSPRDFPKGDRFAPRSSHPRIGLDTRPVFKRVPGTEHFYSELPDEVLKANGLTPHAEVM; via the coding sequence ATGGTAAAGATTCGAGAGAAGCAAACCGAGCAGCTCGAGAAGGCTGCCTCCAAGGGGCTCAAGCTCGGTGGCTGGAAGAAGATGACGCTGTCTTCTAAGATTGCCGCCGTCGTGCTGGTGCTGGTCGCCCTGACTGCGATTCTGGCGCCCCTTCTTGCCCCCTATAGCCCGGTCGAGATCTTTACGGCTCGCCAGGCTCCCGGCAACGGATTTATCTTCGGTACCGACGATAAGGGTCGCGATATTCTGTCGCGTATGCTCTACGGTGGTCGTTACTCGCTGATTATCGGCTTTGGCGCCACTGCCATGGCTCTGGTCTGCGGCTCGGTCGTGGGCGCCCTTGCAGCGGTTTCGCGCAAGGCCGTCTCCGAGACGATCATGCGTATCCTGGACATCATCATGTCCATCCCGGGCATCGCCCTCGCGGCCGTCTTCGTCTCCATCCTGGGCAACTCCGTGCCGTCGATCATCTTCGCCATCGGCTTTATGTACACTCCGCAGATTGCCCGTATCGTGCGCGCCAACATCGTGTCCGAGTACGGCGAGGACTATGTCCGCGCGGTCATCGTTTCCGGCGCCAAGGCTCCGTGGATTTTGATCAAGCATGTTCTGCGTAACTGCATCGCCCCGATCATGGTCTTCACCGTTACCCTGGTCGCCGACGCCATCATCTTCGAGGCCTCGCTGACCTTCATCGGCGCTGGTATCCAGGAGCCCACCGCTACCTGGGGCAACATCCTCGCCGACGCCCGCGGCGGCGTGCTTGCCGGCCGTTGGTGGCAGGCGCTGTTCCCGGGCCTGGCCATCATGATCACCTGCCTGGCGCTCAATATCCTCTCCGAGGGCATTACCGACGCTATGGCCGCTGCTCCCTCCGCCGCCCTGGATCCGACCGATTCCTCCAAGCGTCGCGAGGCCGACCTGCTGGTCTCCGACCCCGTTCGCGCCTACAAGGAGCAGGCCCAGTCCCTCTCCGCTCGCCTTGGCGCCCTGCGCGATGTCGAGCTCAAGCGTGACGATCGCCATGTGCCCGACGAGTCTGTCGAACCGATCCTTTCGGTCCGCGATTTCTGCATCCAGTTTGAGCACCACGGCGATATCAACGTCGTCGACCATGTCAACTTTGACGTCCGTCCTGGCCAGACTATGGGCCTGGTGGGCGAGTCCGGTTGCGGTAAGTCCATCACCACGCTGGCCATCATGGGCCTGACCGATGAGGACGAGCACCTTTCCGGCGAGGTCCTCTGGGAGGGCCGTGACCTGCTCAAGATGAGCAAGAAGGAGTGGTTCGGCCTGCGCGGTACCGATATCGCTATGGTCTATCAGGACGCCCTGTCCTCGCTCAACCCCTCCATGCTCATCTCTGCCCAGATGAAGCAGCTCACCAAGCGCGGCGGCACCCGCAGCGCCGAGGAACTCCTGGAGCTCGTGGGCCTCGACCCCAAGCGTACGCTCGAGAGCTACCCGCATGAGCTTTCCGGTGGCCAGCGTCAGCGTGTTCTGATCGCTATGGCCCTTACCCGCGACCCCAAGCTGGTCATCTGTGACGAGCCCACGACCGCTCTGGACGTTACCGTCCAGAAGCAGGTCATCAAGCTGCTCAACGACCTTCAGGCCAAGCTCGGCTTTGCCATGATCTTCGTCTCGCACGACCTGGCGCTGGTCGCCGAGGTCGCCCATAACATCACGGTTATGTACGCCGGTCAGGTTATCGAGCAGGCACCCACCAAGGAGCTGCTCACCAACCCGATTCACGAGTACACCCGCGGTCTTCTGGGTTCCGTTCTGTCCATCGAGAGCGGTTCGGGCCGCCTGCACCAGGTACCCGGCGCCGTTCCGAGCCCGCGCGATTTCCCCAAGGGCGATCGCTTCGCGCCCCGCTCGAGCCATCCGCGTATTGGCCTGGACACCCGTCCGGTCTTCAAGCGCGTTCCCGGCACCGAGCACTTCTATTCCGAGCTCCCCGACGAGGTGCTCAAGGCAAATGGTTTGACCCCTCACGCGGAGGTGATGTAG
- a CDS encoding ABC transporter ATP-binding protein: MSETAVNGVEPIIFLDDVHVTFRTRTGSILHPNLVHAVQGVTIKLMPGQTIGIVGESGCGKSTTANVMCGLQAPTSGKVYFKGKDVTKRTAEDRRHMGRVISVVFQNPATALNPRMVVREQLLDPMRVHNLGTEAEQEKRVKELLELTGLPSSAAEVLPGQLSGGQRQRVAIARALSLNPDAIIADEPTSALDVSVRAQILNLLTDLKKELGLAMVFISHDIQTVRYISDDIIVMNGGKIVEQGEAKQVFQHPQDPYTKMLLGAAPSLLHPKLGE; this comes from the coding sequence ATGAGCGAGACCGCAGTCAACGGCGTCGAGCCGATCATCTTCCTTGATGACGTCCACGTCACCTTTAGGACCCGTACCGGTTCGATTCTCCACCCTAACCTGGTTCACGCCGTCCAGGGTGTAACGATTAAGCTCATGCCCGGTCAGACGATCGGCATCGTCGGCGAGTCCGGTTGCGGTAAGTCCACCACCGCCAACGTCATGTGCGGCCTGCAGGCCCCCACGAGCGGCAAGGTCTACTTTAAGGGCAAGGACGTTACCAAACGTACCGCCGAGGACCGTCGCCACATGGGTCGCGTTATCTCGGTCGTGTTCCAGAACCCGGCCACGGCGCTCAACCCCCGCATGGTCGTTCGCGAGCAACTGCTCGACCCCATGCGCGTCCACAACCTGGGTACCGAGGCCGAGCAGGAGAAGCGCGTCAAGGAGCTCTTGGAGCTCACCGGTCTGCCCAGCTCTGCCGCTGAGGTTCTTCCCGGCCAGCTTTCGGGCGGCCAGCGCCAGCGCGTCGCAATTGCCCGTGCCCTGTCGCTGAACCCCGATGCCATCATCGCCGACGAGCCCACCTCGGCTCTGGACGTTTCGGTCCGCGCGCAGATTCTGAACCTGCTGACCGACCTTAAGAAGGAGCTCGGCCTGGCCATGGTGTTCATCAGCCATGACATCCAGACGGTCCGCTATATCTCTGACGACATCATCGTTATGAATGGCGGCAAGATCGTCGAGCAGGGCGAGGCCAAGCAGGTCTTCCAGCACCCCCAGGACCCCTACACCAAGATGCTGCTCGGCGCTGCGCCGTCGCTGCTGCATCCCAAGCTCGGCGAGTAG
- a CDS encoding acetylxylan esterase, which produces MPSAQELQHQFGEYRGAMPRPSDFDLFWKDRMAEADAVGLDYAIETASVTDAVTCQLFDLWYTGMCGARLHAKYLKPVSDEPVPLVLQFHGYPGASRSWFEQASFAGMGMALIALDCPGQGGPSEDIGGFEGTTVAGHIVAGIDGDPANLYYVRLHQDIRILCRIVRELEGIDLARVFVNGASQGGGLGIATCALNSDLVDRAAILYPFLSDFRLVWDLDADDIAYEGLRYWSRWFDEDSTRIEEAYAKLAYFDSKNFAPMVKCPVLFGTGTADIVCPPATQFAVYNNLTCEKRHEFFEGFGHEEIQDFDDMIIPFFCEGGEAHV; this is translated from the coding sequence ATGCCAAGTGCTCAGGAGCTGCAACATCAATTTGGTGAATATCGAGGCGCCATGCCCCGTCCATCAGATTTCGATCTCTTTTGGAAGGACCGCATGGCCGAGGCCGATGCCGTCGGGCTTGACTATGCGATCGAGACGGCATCGGTCACCGATGCCGTGACCTGCCAGCTTTTCGACCTCTGGTATACCGGCATGTGTGGCGCTCGCCTGCATGCCAAGTACCTTAAACCCGTCTCGGACGAGCCCGTGCCATTGGTACTTCAGTTCCATGGGTATCCGGGTGCAAGCCGCAGCTGGTTTGAGCAGGCGTCGTTTGCGGGCATGGGCATGGCGCTCATCGCGCTTGACTGTCCTGGTCAGGGCGGTCCCTCCGAGGATATTGGCGGATTTGAGGGTACGACGGTCGCGGGCCATATTGTCGCCGGTATCGACGGCGATCCGGCCAACCTCTACTATGTCCGTCTACACCAGGACATTCGCATCCTGTGCCGTATCGTCCGCGAGCTCGAGGGCATCGATTTAGCCCGTGTGTTTGTGAACGGTGCCTCGCAGGGCGGCGGTTTGGGCATCGCGACATGCGCGCTCAACAGCGACCTGGTTGACCGCGCCGCAATCCTCTATCCCTTCCTGTCAGATTTCCGCCTGGTCTGGGATTTGGATGCCGACGATATCGCCTATGAGGGCCTGCGCTATTGGTCGCGTTGGTTTGACGAGGATTCGACTCGTATCGAGGAAGCCTATGCCAAACTGGCGTACTTCGATTCCAAGAACTTTGCCCCTATGGTCAAATGCCCCGTGCTGTTTGGTACGGGCACGGCGGATATCGTCTGTCCGCCGGCAACGCAGTTTGCGGTCTATAACAACCTGACCTGTGAAAAGCGTCATGAGTTCTTTGAGGGCTTTGGCCACGAAGAGATACAGGACTTTGACGATATGATCATTCCGTTTTTCTGCGAGGGAGGGGAGGCTCATGTCTAA